A segment of the Bacilli bacterium genome:
AATTGTTTCGACTTCTCCGCGGCGACCGAAAGCATATGTTCCGAATCGTCAATGCCGTACATTTTAAACCCCGACTGCGCCAAAGGAATCGTCAAATTGCCTGTTCCACAACCCAATTCGACGATCGTATCGGGCGTGTTCGCTTGATTCCAATACTCGCGAAGAAACCGCAGCCACTCGGGATAAGGGACATCCTGCATCAAGCGGTCGTAGACATACGCGAATTTTTCGTAAGCCATGCCGCTGCCTCCCCGTTGTTTGTTATTTCTTAAGCCGCGTCCAGCCGTTTTCCTGTACAATTTTGCCTTCTTTCAGCAATTTGCCGAGTGCGCGTTTGAAGGCGGCCTTGCTGATGGAAAACTTCTCGGCAATGATGTCGGCGGAAGTAGCGTCGGAATATGGCATGGTGCCGTTGGGGCGCTCCCGCAAATAACGCAAAATCCGTTCGGCATCCTCCATTCGGCTGATTTCTTTTTGCGGACGCAGCGCCAAATTCACCCTGCCGTCATCACGAATATATGCGACCCGCGCTTCGAATAATTCGCCCAGCCTTAGCGGCCTGATGCGTTCCGATGCATGCACCATGCCAATGACGCCGAAACCCGGCATCCCGGCTTCGCAGATCGCGAATGTCGCCTTGTCCGTGACGCGATACACCCGTGCCGATACACGCCGGTTTTTCCATGAAACAGGAGCCCGCGCGCACTTGTCGGCAAGCTGCGTATCGCGCGCCGCCACGGCAAGCGGGCGCCCGGCTTTATCACTGGACATCATCACATAAACCCGGTCTCCCTTAATCGGCCATTCGTTCCGCATTTTGGGCAATTCGGACGCAGGCAACAGCAAATGCTTGCCAATGCCCATATCCAGAAAACAGCCCAACCGCGCATTGGTGTCCGCCACTTCGAGCAGCGCCAGTTCCCCGTAGGTCAGCAAAGGCTCTTTGCGCGTCGCGGTCAAACGATCCTTGGAGTCGTAAAACAGGAATACGTCGATTTTTTCCCCGACTTTAGGCCGCGGCTCCGCTTCGCCATAAGGAAGCAGGACATCCTGGCCGCCGCCTGACAAAAAAAAGCCGTAAGGCGGAACTTCCCTGGCTACAAGCAGCGTTGTTTTGATTCCCGCATCCAGCGTCATACGTGTTCAACCACTTTCGCGTCGGACCATAGCCGCTCCAGGTTATAATAATCCCGCTCATCGCGATGAAAAACATGCGCGACGACATCGCCCAAATCGATCAGCACCCACCGTGCCGCATCCAGCCCTTCAATGCCCCTCACCGGTATCCCGTGTTGATCGGCATTTTTCTTGATTTCCGAAGCGATGGCCTGCACCTGGGTGTCGGAATTACCGTGGCAAATAACGAAGTAATCGGCGATCAACGAGATCCCGCGCAAATTGAGCGCCACCACATTGTTTGCCTTTATTTTTTCCGCAGCCTGCACCACAAGCGACATGACTTTGTCCGATGCGTTGCCCATTTCTTAGCCTCCTTGCATTTTTCGTTGCGCGATCTCATCAAGCAGCGAGTTTCTGGCCGCTACCGTAAGCGGATAAATTTTTTTCCCTTTTTCGAGCAAAAAGCGGATCGTCCCGTCAAAACCGGCGACCAACGCTTCTTCCAGGCTGTGTTCGGCCAGTTCGCGAATGCGATCCACGCCGGGATAAGAACGCCCCGGTTCGATATAATCGGCTAAACATATGATTTTATCCAGTTGCGACATGCCCTCTCTTCCCGAGGTATGCCAGCGGATGGCATTTAAAATTTCCTCGTCGTAAACCGCGAAATCCCGCTTGGCAACAAGCGCACCTACCGGCGCGTGCCACAATTCCTTATCGTAATCAAAAAGGTCGGGCGAGGCGCCATGTTCGCGAAGCACCCGCTCCTGTTCGGCCACGGGCCAATTTTTGGCCACGTCGTGCAGCAATGCGGCCAAATCCGCTTTCCCGGCGTCGCCGCCGTACCGGTTCGCCAAGCGGACAGCCGTTTCGGCAACGCCCAGCGTATGCTTCCACCGGCTTTCGGCAAGCCTTTTTTGCACGGCGTGAAAAATGTCGTCACGATTCATACAAATGATGCTCCTCCATATATTGCAATACCGGCTCCGGAACCAAATAGCGGACGGAAAAACGATTTTGCCGACGCCTGCGAATATCCGTCGAGGAAATGGCGATTTCCGGCATTTCCACCATCGTTACTTTGCTCCTTAACCATTCCGGCAAATCGCTTAAATCCGGGTCGATGCCGGGGCGATTCAATCCGATAAAGCCGATCATGCGAAAAATTTCCTCTATTTTAACCCATTGCGGCAAATATTTCACCATGTCCAGTCCGATAATCCAGTAAAACGCATCGTCGGGATAACGCTTGCGCAAATACGCCGCCGTATCAACCGTATAAGAAACGCCGCCGCGGGCGAGTTCCAAATCAAGCGCGCGAAAGCGCGGATTGCCCTGTATGGCCAAACGGACCATCGCCAAACGATGTTCTCCGCTCGCGCCGGGTTCGGTCGTTTTGTGCGGAGGCGAATTGGCCGGCAAAAACCAGACCTCATCCAGCCGCGCGCCCTCGCGCGCACGTTCCGCGGCCAACAAATGGCCAAAATGCACCGGGTCGAACGTGCCGCCCATGATGCCGATGTTCATCGCAATCCCCCCCAATCGCGTACCGCACCCGTCAATCGGATCGCCTCTGTTAGCCGTTGCCGTTCCGGACTACGCAAGCGAACGGACGACCGCCGCCCGCATCGTATCCACCGGCGCTTGCCGGCCGGTCCAATGCTCCAACGCGCAGGCGCCTTGATAAATGAACATTCCCAGGCCGAAATGCTGAACGGCTCCAAGCTCTTTCGCGGCGCGCAGCCATTTTGTTTCCAGGGGGTTGTACACCAAGTCGCTTACGATGGAGCCCGGTCCGCAAAAAAGCGCCGGATCGGCGGGCAGATCGTCAACATGGGGCGACATTCCCACGCTTGTCGTATTGATGGCAATATCGACACGGTTAATATCGGCAAGATCCGTAAGACCTATGCCGTCGCAAGGAGCGATGCGCCCGACCTCAGCCGCCAATTGCGCCGCTTTTTCCCTGGTGCGGTTGGCGATAATAATCCGTTTCGGCCGTTCATGCGCCAGCGCAAACGCCACGCCGCGCGCCGCGCCGCCGGCGCCGATCAGCAAAATGGTCTTGGAATGCAGTTCCAACCCCGCGTTCGTTTCCGCAAGCAGCGAGCGGACATAGCCGATGCCGTCGGTATTGAAACCAATGAGCCGGCCGTCGCGATTGACAACGGTGTTGACCGCTCCCGCCGTTTGCG
Coding sequences within it:
- a CDS encoding methyltransferase domain-containing protein, which translates into the protein MAYEKFAYVYDRLMQDVPYPEWLRFLREYWNQANTPDTIVELGCGTGNLTIPLAQSGFKMYGIDDSEHMLSVAAEKSKQ
- a CDS encoding S1-like domain-containing RNA-binding protein, which produces MTLDAGIKTTLLVAREVPPYGFFLSGGGQDVLLPYGEAEPRPKVGEKIDVFLFYDSKDRLTATRKEPLLTYGELALLEVADTNARLGCFLDMGIGKHLLLPASELPKMRNEWPIKGDRVYVMMSSDKAGRPLAVAARDTQLADKCARAPVSWKNRRVSARVYRVTDKATFAICEAGMPGFGVIGMVHASERIRPLRLGELFEARVAYIRDDGRVNLALRPQKEISRMEDAERILRYLRERPNGTMPYSDATSADIIAEKFSISKAAFKRALGKLLKEGKIVQENGWTRLKK
- the aroE gene encoding shikimate dehydrogenase, with translation MSTEHVLPDSNTVMYGVFGDPVRHSKSPVMMNAAFREMGINAAYAAFQVAPAQLAAAVNAVRALKFGGVNVTIPHKVAIMNYLDEIDDSAQTAGAVNTVVNRDGRLIGFNTDGIGYVRSLLAETNAGLELHSKTILLIGAGGAARGVAFALAHERPKRIIIANRTREKAAQLAAEVGRIAPCDGIGLTDLADINRVDIAINTTSVGMSPHVDDLPADPALFCGPGSIVSDLVYNPLETKWLRAAKELGAVQHFGLGMFIYQGACALEHWTGRQAPVDTMRAAVVRSLA
- the rsfS gene encoding ribosome silencing factor, with the protein product MGNASDKVMSLVVQAAEKIKANNVVALNLRGISLIADYFVICHGNSDTQVQAIASEIKKNADQHGIPVRGIEGLDAARWVLIDLGDVVAHVFHRDERDYYNLERLWSDAKVVEHV
- a CDS encoding nicotinate-nucleotide adenylyltransferase encodes the protein MNIGIMGGTFDPVHFGHLLAAERAREGARLDEVWFLPANSPPHKTTEPGASGEHRLAMVRLAIQGNPRFRALDLELARGGVSYTVDTAAYLRKRYPDDAFYWIIGLDMVKYLPQWVKIEEIFRMIGFIGLNRPGIDPDLSDLPEWLRSKVTMVEMPEIAISSTDIRRRRQNRFSVRYLVPEPVLQYMEEHHLYES
- the yqeK gene encoding bis(5'-nucleosyl)-tetraphosphatase (symmetrical) YqeK; translated protein: MNRDDIFHAVQKRLAESRWKHTLGVAETAVRLANRYGGDAGKADLAALLHDVAKNWPVAEQERVLREHGASPDLFDYDKELWHAPVGALVAKRDFAVYDEEILNAIRWHTSGREGMSQLDKIICLADYIEPGRSYPGVDRIRELAEHSLEEALVAGFDGTIRFLLEKGKKIYPLTVAARNSLLDEIAQRKMQGG